A window of the Streptomyces finlayi genome harbors these coding sequences:
- a CDS encoding alpha-1,4-glucan--maltose-1-phosphate maltosyltransferase produces MIGRIPVLDVRPLVDCGRRPAKAVAGETFQVTATVFREGHDAVAANVVLHDPSGRPGPWTPMRELAPGTDRWGADVTPSAEGRWTYTVEAWSDPVATWRHAARIKIPAGIDTELVLAEGAALYERAAEEVPKQDGREAVLAAADALRDTTRPAATRLAAALAGAAGEALSRHPLRELVTASRPLPLTVERRRALYGSWYELFPRSEGARVEEVKPPRGTRKGRAGKAAKPLPPTTRIVSGTFRTAAERLPAVAAMGFDVVYLPPVHPIGTTHRKGADNTLTPGPDDPGVPWAIGSAEGGHDAVHPELGTLADFDHFVETARTLRMEVALDFALQCSPDHPWVTEHPEWFHHRPDGSIAYAENPPKKYQDIYPIAFDKDMQGLVAESVRVLRFWMDHGVRVFRVDNPHTKPVVFWEKVIGEVNRTDPDVIFLAEAFTRPAMMRTLAAVGFQQSYTYFTWRNTKQELTEYVTELSGDSASYMRPNFFVNTPDILPGYLQEGGRPAFEARAVLGATLAPSWGVYAGFELCENTPVRPGSEEYLHSEKYEIKPRDWEAAEREGRSLAPLITSLNRIRRRHPALQQLRDVHFHSVDNEALIAYSKRSGSDIVLVVVNLDPHHTQEATVSLDMPQLCLDWHERVPVRDELTGDTYHWGRTFYVRLEPGVTPAHVVVLRPSPPTGGSPTP; encoded by the coding sequence ATGATCGGTCGCATTCCCGTCCTCGACGTCCGTCCGCTCGTCGACTGCGGCAGAAGGCCGGCGAAAGCCGTTGCCGGTGAGACCTTCCAGGTCACCGCCACCGTCTTCCGTGAAGGCCATGACGCGGTGGCCGCCAACGTCGTCCTGCACGACCCGAGCGGCCGTCCCGGTCCCTGGACTCCGATGCGTGAACTGGCACCGGGAACGGACCGCTGGGGCGCCGACGTCACCCCATCGGCCGAAGGCCGGTGGACTTACACGGTGGAGGCATGGAGCGATCCGGTCGCCACCTGGCGGCACGCCGCCCGGATCAAGATCCCCGCGGGCATCGACACCGAGCTGGTGCTGGCGGAGGGCGCCGCGCTCTACGAGCGGGCCGCCGAGGAGGTACCGAAGCAGGACGGCCGGGAGGCGGTGCTCGCCGCCGCCGACGCCCTGCGCGACACCACCCGCCCGGCGGCCACCCGGCTCGCCGCGGCGCTCGCCGGCGCCGCCGGGGAGGCACTGTCCCGCCACCCGCTGCGCGAACTGGTCACCGCCTCCCGCCCGTTGCCCCTGACCGTGGAGCGCCGGCGGGCCCTCTACGGCTCCTGGTACGAGCTGTTCCCGCGCTCGGAGGGCGCCCGGGTGGAGGAGGTCAAGCCACCCAGGGGCACCAGGAAGGGCCGGGCGGGCAAGGCCGCGAAACCGCTGCCGCCCACCACCCGGATCGTCAGCGGTACGTTCCGCACGGCCGCGGAGCGGCTGCCGGCCGTGGCCGCGATGGGCTTCGACGTCGTCTACCTCCCGCCCGTCCATCCCATCGGCACGACCCACCGCAAGGGCGCGGACAACACCCTCACCCCCGGCCCCGACGACCCGGGTGTGCCGTGGGCGATCGGCTCGGCCGAGGGCGGCCACGACGCCGTCCACCCCGAACTCGGCACCCTGGCCGACTTCGACCACTTCGTCGAGACGGCCCGCACCCTGCGGATGGAGGTCGCCCTGGACTTCGCCCTCCAGTGCTCCCCCGACCACCCCTGGGTGACCGAGCACCCGGAGTGGTTCCACCACCGCCCCGACGGCTCCATCGCCTACGCGGAGAACCCGCCCAAGAAGTACCAGGACATCTACCCGATCGCCTTTGACAAGGACATGCAGGGGCTGGTCGCCGAGTCCGTCCGCGTCCTGCGGTTCTGGATGGACCACGGGGTACGCGTCTTCCGCGTCGACAATCCGCACACCAAGCCGGTGGTCTTCTGGGAGAAGGTGATCGGCGAGGTCAACCGCACCGACCCCGACGTGATCTTCCTGGCGGAGGCGTTCACCCGGCCCGCGATGATGCGCACGCTCGCCGCGGTCGGCTTCCAGCAGTCGTACACGTACTTCACCTGGCGTAACACGAAGCAGGAACTCACCGAGTACGTCACGGAGCTTTCGGGGGACTCCGCCTCGTACATGCGGCCCAACTTCTTCGTGAACACCCCCGACATCCTTCCCGGTTACCTCCAGGAGGGCGGCCGCCCCGCCTTCGAGGCGCGGGCCGTCCTGGGCGCGACCCTGGCCCCGTCCTGGGGCGTGTACGCGGGATTCGAGCTGTGCGAGAACACCCCGGTGCGTCCCGGGAGCGAGGAGTACCTGCACTCGGAGAAGTACGAGATCAAGCCCAGGGACTGGGAGGCCGCCGAGCGCGAGGGCCGTTCGCTGGCACCGCTGATCACCTCGCTCAACCGGATCAGACGACGCCATCCGGCGCTCCAGCAACTGCGCGACGTGCACTTCCACTCCGTCGACAACGAGGCCCTGATCGCGTACAGCAAGCGTTCGGGTTCCGACATCGTCCTGGTGGTCGTCAACCTCGACCCCCACCACACCCAGGAGGCCACAGTCTCGTTGGACATGCCACAGCTCTGCCTCGACTGGCATGAGCGCGTGCCGGTGCGCGATGAGCTCACCGGCGACACCTATCACTGGGGCAGGACCTTCTATGTGCGTCTGGAGCCGGGTGTCACACCCGCGCACGTCGTCGTTCTGCGACCGTCCCCGCCGACCGGAGGGTCACCCACACCATGA
- the treS gene encoding maltose alpha-D-glucosyltransferase → MIVNEPVHDTFEDTPAKDRDPDWFKRAVFYEVLVRSFQDSNGDGIGDLKGITSKLDYLQWLGVDCLWLPPFFKSPLRDGGYDVSDYTAVLPEFGDLADFVEFVDAAHQRGMRVIIDFVMNHTSDQHDWFQQSRTDPGGPYGDYYVWADDDKQFQDARIIFVDTETSNWTFDPVRKQYYWHRFFSHQPDLNYENPAVQEEIISALRFWLDLGIDGFRLDAVPYLYQRENTNCENLPEAHDFLKRVRKEIDANYPDTVLLAEANQWPEDVVDYFGDFQTGGDECHMAFHFPVMPRIFMAVRRESRYPVSEILAKTPAIPKNCQWGIFLRNHDELTLEMVTDEERDYMYAEYAKDPRMRANIGIRRRLAPLLDNDRNQIELFTALLLSLPGSPILYYGDEIGMGDNIWLGDRDAVRTPMQWTPDRNAGFSSSDPGRLYLPTIMDPVYGYQVTNVEASMASPSSLLHWTRRMIEIRKQNHAFGTGSYAELPSSNPAVLAFIREAPPNGDGTDDLVLCVHNFSRFAQPTELDLRTYGGRHPVELIGGVRFPAIGQWPYLLTLAGHGFYWFRLRKDPPVV, encoded by the coding sequence ATGATCGTCAACGAGCCCGTCCACGACACGTTCGAGGACACTCCCGCCAAGGACCGCGATCCCGACTGGTTCAAGCGTGCCGTCTTCTACGAGGTCCTCGTCCGGTCCTTCCAGGACTCCAACGGCGACGGCATCGGCGACCTCAAGGGCATCACGTCCAAGCTCGACTACCTGCAGTGGCTGGGCGTCGACTGCCTCTGGCTGCCGCCCTTCTTCAAGTCGCCGCTGCGTGACGGCGGTTACGACGTCTCCGACTACACCGCCGTGCTGCCGGAGTTCGGTGACCTCGCCGACTTCGTCGAGTTCGTCGATGCCGCGCACCAGCGCGGCATGCGCGTGATCATCGACTTCGTCATGAACCACACGAGCGATCAGCACGACTGGTTCCAGCAGTCCCGCACGGACCCCGGGGGGCCCTACGGCGACTACTACGTCTGGGCCGACGACGACAAGCAGTTCCAGGACGCGCGGATCATCTTCGTCGACACGGAGACGTCCAACTGGACCTTCGACCCGGTGCGCAAGCAGTACTACTGGCACCGGTTCTTCTCGCACCAGCCCGATCTCAACTACGAGAACCCGGCGGTGCAGGAGGAGATCATCTCGGCGCTGCGCTTCTGGCTCGACCTGGGGATCGACGGCTTCCGCCTGGACGCCGTGCCGTATCTCTACCAGCGCGAGAACACCAACTGCGAGAACCTCCCCGAGGCCCACGACTTCCTCAAGCGGGTCCGCAAGGAGATCGACGCCAACTACCCGGACACCGTGCTGCTGGCCGAGGCCAACCAGTGGCCCGAGGACGTCGTCGACTACTTCGGTGACTTCCAGACCGGCGGGGACGAGTGCCACATGGCATTCCACTTCCCGGTGATGCCCCGCATCTTCATGGCCGTACGGCGCGAGAGCCGCTACCCGGTCTCGGAAATCCTGGCGAAGACCCCGGCGATCCCGAAGAACTGCCAGTGGGGCATCTTCCTGCGCAACCACGACGAGCTGACGCTCGAAATGGTCACGGACGAAGAGCGCGACTACATGTACGCGGAGTACGCCAAGGACCCGCGGATGCGGGCCAACATCGGCATCCGCCGTCGGCTCGCGCCCCTCCTGGACAACGACCGCAACCAGATCGAGCTGTTCACGGCCCTGCTGCTCTCCCTGCCCGGCTCCCCGATCCTCTACTACGGGGACGAGATCGGCATGGGCGACAACATCTGGCTCGGCGACCGGGACGCGGTACGCACCCCGATGCAGTGGACCCCCGACCGGAACGCCGGATTCTCCTCCAGCGATCCGGGACGGCTGTACCTCCCCACGATCATGGACCCGGTCTACGGCTACCAGGTCACCAACGTCGAGGCGTCGATGGCCTCGCCGTCCTCACTGCTGCACTGGACGCGGCGGATGATCGAGATCCGCAAGCAGAACCACGCGTTCGGGACGGGCTCGTACGCGGAGCTGCCGTCCTCGAACCCGGCTGTCCTGGCCTTCATCCGGGAGGCCCCGCCCAACGGCGACGGCACCGACGATCTGGTGCTCTGCGTCCACAACTTCTCCCGGTTCGCGCAGCCGACGGAACTGGATCTGCGGACGTACGGCGGCCGTCATCCGGTGGAGCTGATCGGCGGGGTACGTTTCCCGGCCATCGGCCAGTGGCCCTACCTGCTCACCCTCGCGGGGCACGGCTTCTACTGGTTCCGGCTGCGGAAGGACCCGCCCGTCGTCTGA
- a CDS encoding maltokinase N-terminal cap-like domain-containing protein, giving the protein MSEAASTRVATSKRKTKSTTTSASTPAVASAGTSTTAGTNTTASTATNTPMSTAAGEDLLSSLAPLLHAWLPGRRWFAGKGQPVTHFSLVSATEILPARFAGTGPGLLHLLVRAHQPGLPTDAPGDCYQLLLGVRAMLPPRLAAARIGRVQDGPLAGRTVYEGLHDPRVAELLLERFRRPGTLGPLRFDGTTAIPAGLTPRLLDTEQSNSSLVYGDSHILKIFRRVFPGTNPDLELPLALSREGCRRVPAPVAWFEATTPQPVTLGVLQPFLRGARDGWQLALGALAAGRDFVPEARALGRATAEVHIALAAALPTPALSLSQTRQLADGMTGRLEAAAGAVPALVPYVPGLLTAFDAVAALGRGDSGCAVQRVHGDLHLGQTLCAEDGFWSLIDFEGEPARPLPERRRPQPPVRDVAGMLRSFDYAARSHRPWDDAWAARCRAAYCEGYAQAAGSDPRGEPELLRAYETDKAVYEVLYEARNRPDWLPVPMAAIQRLAAATD; this is encoded by the coding sequence ATGTCGGAGGCTGCATCCACTCGAGTCGCCACATCGAAGAGAAAGACGAAGAGCACGACAACCAGTGCGAGCACGCCGGCGGTCGCGAGCGCCGGCACGAGCACGACCGCCGGCACGAACACGACAGCGAGCACAGCGACGAATACGCCCATGAGCACGGCCGCCGGCGAGGACCTGCTGTCCTCCCTCGCCCCCCTGCTCCACGCCTGGCTGCCGGGCCGGCGCTGGTTCGCGGGCAAGGGACAGCCGGTCACCCACTTCTCGCTCGTCTCGGCGACCGAGATACTGCCTGCGCGCTTCGCCGGTACGGGACCCGGACTGCTCCACCTGCTGGTCAGGGCCCACCAGCCCGGTCTGCCGACGGACGCCCCCGGCGACTGCTACCAACTCCTGCTCGGGGTGCGGGCCATGCTTCCGCCACGGCTGGCCGCCGCCCGCATCGGGCGGGTCCAGGACGGCCCGCTGGCCGGCCGCACGGTCTACGAGGGCCTGCACGACCCGCGTGTCGCCGAACTCCTGCTGGAACGGTTCCGCCGTCCCGGCACCCTCGGCCCGCTCCGCTTCGACGGGACCACCGCGATCCCGGCCGGGCTCACGCCCCGCCTGCTCGACACGGAGCAGTCCAACTCCTCGCTCGTCTACGGGGACTCCCACATCCTCAAGATCTTCCGCCGGGTCTTCCCGGGCACCAACCCCGATCTGGAGCTGCCACTCGCCCTCTCCCGCGAAGGCTGCCGCCGCGTACCCGCCCCGGTCGCCTGGTTCGAGGCCACCACCCCGCAGCCGGTGACGCTCGGGGTGCTGCAACCCTTCCTGCGCGGCGCGAGGGACGGATGGCAGCTCGCCCTCGGCGCACTCGCGGCGGGCCGGGACTTCGTACCGGAGGCCCGCGCACTCGGCCGGGCCACCGCCGAGGTCCACATCGCGCTCGCCGCGGCGCTGCCGACTCCGGCGCTGAGCCTCTCGCAGACCAGGCAGCTCGCCGACGGGATGACGGGGCGGCTGGAGGCCGCCGCCGGGGCCGTACCGGCGCTCGTGCCGTATGTGCCGGGGCTGCTCACCGCCTTCGACGCCGTCGCCGCCCTCGGCCGCGGGGACAGCGGCTGCGCGGTCCAGCGGGTCCACGGCGATCTCCATCTCGGCCAGACGCTGTGCGCCGAGGACGGTTTCTGGTCACTGATCGATTTCGAGGGGGAGCCCGCCCGGCCCCTTCCGGAACGCCGCCGTCCGCAGCCACCGGTGCGCGATGTCGCGGGAATGCTCCGCTCCTTCGACTACGCGGCCCGCTCGCACCGCCCGTGGGACGACGCGTGGGCGGCGCGCTGCCGCGCCGCGTACTGCGAGGGATACGCACAGGCCGCGGGTTCCGACCCGCGCGGCGAACCGGAACTGCTCCGCGCCTACGAGACCGACAAGGCGGTGTACGAGGTGCTGTACGAGGCACGGAACCGGCCCGACTGGCTGCCGGTGCCGATGGCCGCGATCCAGCGCCTGGCCGCGGCGACCGACTGA
- the glgB gene encoding 1,4-alpha-glucan branching enzyme encodes MTARKPSRKPSRKPSRMTSNPIEAPPVQKPVTTEVSAPTAPAAPAAPAAPATPAAAAAPPAKRARAKRTAATPPRPGRGGAGKGVLPAVALDGGDRARLLAGEHHAPHDVLGAHPTGGGVEFRVLRPFARSVTVLADGVRAELHEDGDGFFAGVLPLSEIPAYRLAVAYEDNETEVDDPYRFLPALGELDLHLIGEGRHEELWTALGAQPMEHQGVTGTRFTVWAPNARGVRVAGDFNYWDGKGLPMRSLGSTGVWELFVPAIGEGALYKFDICRPDGSHTMRADPMARRTEVPPATASVVTASHHQWQDADWMAHRGDRPVHEAPFSAYEVHLPSWRPGLTYRQLAAQLPAYVRDLGFTHVELMPVSEHPFGGSWGYQVTGFYAPTSRMGGPDDFRYLVDALHQAGIGVIVDWVPAHFPRDDWALAEFDGRPLYEHSDPSRAAHPDWGTLEFDYGRKEVRNFLVSNATYWCEEFHIDGLRVDAVASMLYLDYSREDGQWSANEHGGRENLDAVAFLQEMNATVYRRNPGVVTIAEESTAWDGVTRPTDQGGLGFGLKWNMGWMHDSLVYIGKEPVHRKYHHNEMTFSMVYAYSENYVLPISHDEVVHGKQALVSKMPGDWWQQRANHRAYLGFMWAHPGKQLLFMGQEFAQGAEWSEGHGPDWWLVDSSYEASDDHRGVRTLVGDLNAVYGAVPALWQRDTVPEGFAWVDGNASEDNVFSFLRYDADGSPLLAISHFSPAVRQDYRVGVPEGFESWVEVINTDAARYGGSDVRNEEPLKPEAVTMHGRQESVLLTLPPLATVYFRPA; translated from the coding sequence GTGACCGCCCGCAAGCCGTCCCGCAAGCCGTCCCGCAAGCCGTCCCGCATGACGTCGAATCCCATCGAGGCTCCACCCGTCCAGAAGCCGGTGACCACCGAGGTCTCCGCACCGACCGCACCCGCCGCGCCGGCAGCGCCCGCAGCACCCGCGACACCCGCCGCGGCCGCCGCGCCACCGGCCAAGCGCGCCCGCGCCAAGCGGACGGCCGCCACGCCGCCACGCCCCGGGCGGGGCGGTGCCGGCAAGGGCGTACTTCCCGCCGTCGCCCTGGACGGTGGGGACCGGGCCCGGCTGCTCGCCGGTGAGCACCACGCCCCGCACGACGTACTGGGCGCGCATCCGACCGGCGGCGGGGTGGAGTTCCGCGTGCTGCGGCCCTTCGCGCGTTCGGTGACCGTGCTCGCCGATGGAGTGCGGGCGGAGCTGCATGAGGACGGCGACGGCTTCTTCGCCGGGGTCCTGCCCCTGTCCGAGATCCCCGCGTACCGGCTCGCGGTCGCCTACGAGGACAACGAGACGGAGGTCGACGACCCCTACCGCTTCCTGCCCGCACTCGGCGAACTCGACCTCCATCTGATCGGCGAGGGGCGGCACGAGGAGCTGTGGACCGCTCTCGGCGCCCAGCCGATGGAGCACCAGGGCGTGACCGGTACGCGCTTCACCGTGTGGGCGCCGAACGCCCGCGGGGTGCGGGTCGCCGGGGACTTCAACTACTGGGACGGCAAGGGCCTCCCGATGCGCTCGCTCGGATCGACGGGCGTGTGGGAACTGTTCGTCCCGGCGATCGGCGAGGGCGCCCTGTACAAGTTCGACATCTGCCGCCCCGACGGCTCGCACACGATGCGGGCCGACCCGATGGCCCGGCGGACGGAGGTCCCTCCCGCCACCGCGTCGGTGGTGACGGCCTCGCACCACCAGTGGCAGGACGCGGACTGGATGGCGCACCGGGGCGACCGCCCGGTGCACGAGGCCCCGTTCTCGGCGTACGAGGTCCACCTCCCCTCCTGGCGCCCGGGGCTGACGTATCGCCAGCTCGCCGCGCAGCTTCCCGCCTACGTACGCGACCTCGGCTTCACGCACGTCGAGCTGATGCCGGTCTCCGAGCATCCCTTCGGCGGCTCCTGGGGCTACCAGGTCACCGGCTTCTACGCCCCGACCTCGCGCATGGGCGGCCCCGACGACTTCCGGTATCTCGTCGACGCCCTGCACCAGGCGGGCATCGGGGTCATCGTCGACTGGGTGCCCGCGCACTTCCCGCGTGACGACTGGGCGCTCGCGGAGTTCGACGGCCGCCCGCTGTACGAGCACTCGGACCCGTCCAGGGCCGCACACCCCGACTGGGGCACGCTGGAGTTCGACTACGGCCGCAAGGAGGTGCGCAACTTCCTGGTCTCCAACGCCACGTACTGGTGCGAGGAGTTCCACATCGACGGCCTGCGGGTCGACGCGGTCGCCTCGATGCTCTACCTCGACTACTCCCGCGAGGACGGCCAGTGGTCGGCGAACGAGCACGGTGGCCGGGAGAACCTGGACGCCGTCGCCTTCCTCCAGGAGATGAACGCGACCGTCTACCGGCGCAACCCCGGGGTCGTCACGATCGCGGAGGAGTCCACCGCCTGGGACGGCGTCACCCGCCCCACGGACCAGGGCGGTCTCGGCTTCGGCCTGAAGTGGAACATGGGCTGGATGCACGATTCGCTGGTGTACATCGGCAAGGAGCCGGTGCACCGCAAGTACCACCACAACGAGATGACCTTCTCGATGGTGTACGCGTACAGCGAGAACTACGTCCTGCCGATCTCGCACGACGAGGTGGTGCACGGCAAGCAGGCGCTGGTCAGCAAGATGCCGGGCGACTGGTGGCAGCAGCGTGCCAACCACCGCGCCTACCTGGGCTTCATGTGGGCGCACCCGGGCAAGCAACTCCTCTTCATGGGGCAGGAGTTCGCCCAGGGGGCGGAGTGGTCCGAAGGGCACGGCCCCGACTGGTGGCTGGTCGACTCCTCGTACGAGGCCTCGGACGACCACCGCGGCGTACGCACCCTGGTGGGGGATCTGAACGCGGTGTACGGCGCCGTACCCGCCCTCTGGCAGCGTGACACCGTGCCGGAGGGTTTCGCCTGGGTCGACGGGAACGCGTCCGAGGACAACGTGTTCTCGTTCCTGCGGTACGACGCGGACGGCTCGCCGCTCCTGGCGATCTCGCACTTCTCACCGGCGGTGCGCCAGGACTACCGGGTCGGTGTGCCGGAGGGCTTCGAGAGCTGGGTGGAGGTCATCAACACGGACGCGGCCCGTTACGGCGGCAGCGACGTCCGCAACGAGGAGCCGCTGAAGCCGGAGGCGGTGACCATGCACGGCAGGCAGGAAAGCGTCCTCCTGACGCTGCCGCCGCTGGCCACGGTGTACTTCCGGCCGGCGTGA
- a CDS encoding MarR family transcriptional regulator, which translates to MAATNLSAALPAHVSSLPCPMAKPGYGKRSAPDQLRTPPTEAFALLPGREQHIAAFIDRLPEGASMSVKTLARQLPLYGQQAVSTALTALSVAGHLRRVRCLVGASDQVRWVFRTYWSRTAHDNEWWATHLAAETAPAGLPPKAPISPDPVQPAPAPAPAPAVPKQPNAARTVPTASSPASPAYRALAQLGCVEPRLPLSAADCEALEEQATEWLDRGATPAYLIQALTAGLPEVINSPRGFVHRRLKDKLPPRLPTAPAATSAPPRSVMMECTQCGVPGPPEALPDGLCRTCRKPAAGADTATEPATSRAATEAVAQRDVHTLVAHLRDMLRTP; encoded by the coding sequence GTGGCTGCCACAAACCTTAGCGCCGCCCTGCCCGCGCACGTGTCTTCACTCCCGTGCCCGATGGCCAAGCCCGGCTACGGCAAGCGCTCCGCCCCGGACCAACTCCGGACCCCGCCCACCGAGGCCTTCGCACTGCTCCCGGGGCGGGAGCAGCACATCGCCGCGTTCATCGACCGCCTGCCCGAGGGCGCGTCGATGAGCGTGAAGACCCTGGCCAGGCAACTCCCGCTCTACGGCCAGCAGGCCGTCAGCACCGCACTGACCGCCCTGTCCGTGGCGGGCCATCTGCGGCGCGTCCGCTGCCTGGTGGGTGCGAGCGACCAGGTCCGCTGGGTGTTCCGCACCTACTGGTCCCGCACCGCCCACGACAACGAGTGGTGGGCCACCCACCTGGCGGCGGAGACAGCGCCCGCCGGCCTGCCCCCGAAGGCCCCCATCTCGCCCGACCCGGTCCAGCCCGCCCCCGCCCCTGCCCCTGCCCCTGCCGTACCGAAGCAACCGAACGCGGCTCGGACCGTCCCAACGGCAAGCAGCCCCGCCTCCCCCGCCTACCGTGCGCTGGCCCAACTCGGATGCGTGGAACCACGCCTGCCCCTCTCCGCAGCCGACTGCGAGGCACTGGAGGAACAGGCCACCGAATGGCTGGACAGGGGAGCGACCCCCGCCTACCTCATCCAGGCCCTGACCGCCGGACTGCCCGAAGTGATCAACTCACCAAGGGGTTTCGTCCACCGCAGGCTCAAGGACAAGCTGCCACCCCGCTTGCCCACCGCCCCCGCCGCGACCAGCGCACCGCCCCGAAGCGTGATGATGGAATGCACCCAGTGCGGCGTTCCCGGCCCCCCGGAAGCTCTCCCCGACGGCCTCTGCCGCACCTGCCGCAAGCCCGCCGCAGGCGCGGACACGGCCACAGAACCTGCAACCAGCCGGGCCGCCACTGAAGCCGTCGCCCAGCGCGACGTACACACCCTCGTCGCACACCTCCGCGACATGCTCAGAACCCCATGA
- a CDS encoding helix-turn-helix domain-containing protein, giving the protein MTAISEPEPSDSLKAFGAILKVFRERAALTQEQLALLVSYSPHFVASVEQGRRFPPEDFVDRAEYALEAFGVLRAAAQHLSRQPGLAAWFRMWAKLEATAVSLCTYECRVVPGLLQTEAYARAVMMNVPPPPTEEEVEQRLSARLARQDLLTRRPPIAFSFIIEEAILLRHTGGEAVTTGVLDQIVVRAEQWNVEIQIMPLRQPQHAGTDGPLQLLETAKNQWLGYSEGQKTGQLIADRKDISVLQMRYAKMRSQALSPADSADLLQRMRGTL; this is encoded by the coding sequence ATGACAGCCATCAGCGAACCCGAACCATCCGACAGCCTCAAGGCATTCGGCGCCATCCTGAAGGTCTTCCGCGAGCGGGCCGCACTCACTCAGGAGCAGTTGGCGCTGCTCGTCAGCTACTCACCGCATTTCGTCGCTTCCGTCGAGCAGGGCCGCCGCTTCCCGCCCGAGGACTTCGTCGACCGGGCGGAGTACGCGCTGGAGGCATTCGGGGTGCTGCGGGCGGCAGCCCAGCATCTCTCACGCCAGCCGGGCCTGGCGGCCTGGTTCCGCATGTGGGCGAAGCTGGAGGCGACGGCGGTGAGTCTGTGCACCTACGAGTGCCGGGTGGTGCCGGGACTGCTGCAGACGGAGGCGTACGCGCGAGCGGTCATGATGAACGTTCCGCCGCCGCCCACAGAGGAGGAGGTCGAGCAGCGGCTGTCCGCCCGTCTGGCGCGTCAGGACCTGCTGACCCGCCGGCCGCCGATCGCGTTCAGCTTCATCATCGAAGAGGCCATACTGCTGCGGCACACTGGAGGCGAGGCGGTCACGACCGGAGTCCTGGACCAGATCGTCGTGCGAGCTGAGCAATGGAATGTCGAGATCCAGATCATGCCGCTCAGGCAGCCTCAACACGCGGGCACAGACGGCCCGTTGCAGCTGCTGGAAACAGCGAAGAACCAGTGGCTCGGATATTCGGAGGGTCAGAAGACCGGCCAACTGATCGCGGACCGAAAAGACATCAGTGTGCTCCAGATGCGCTATGCCAAGATGCGCTCACAGGCCCTGTCCCCCGCGGACTCGGCAGACCTGTTGCAGCGGATGCGAGGAACGCTATGA
- a CDS encoding DUF397 domain-containing protein, protein MSTTDELDWFKSSYSGSEGDSCIEVATRPNSVHVRDSKDAAGPHLTLPSHAWAAFVTSAADTSASWRPVA, encoded by the coding sequence ATGAGCACCACAGACGAACTGGACTGGTTCAAGAGCAGTTACAGCGGCTCGGAGGGCGACAGTTGCATCGAGGTCGCCACCCGCCCCAACAGCGTCCATGTCCGTGACTCCAAGGACGCTGCAGGCCCACACCTCACTCTTCCCTCCCACGCATGGGCTGCCTTCGTCACATCGGCGGCAGATACGTCGGCGTCATGGCGGCCGGTCGCCTGA